The DNA region CACAGGTCCGGCTTGTTACCGTGGAGATGGTGAATAATTGAGAGGGGTGCGGCCCAACAGCTGCAGGTGTCCCagaagagtgtgtatgtgtctctgtgtgtgctaCATGAAACAGTGCTACATAGAGATTAAGAAAGAGTCAATAGGAAATAACATTGCTTTACTAAAGTGGTTATACAGGTTTGGCTGGACGTTGGTCTGCCCACTAACGCTGAAAAATGGAGGGAGAAGTGGACGAGGACGATGGAACTTTCACCAACATCTCACTGGCGGACGACTCAGGTAAAGACGCTGACTCTCTCCGTGTGGtgggtgtgtgactgtgagaaaCTGGTTCTGCTTTAAACCGTTGATCTTTTTGTTATTCAGATATTATGCTCTTATTATACATTCAATTCTAATTGTGCTTTTAAAGTTCCTATTTGAGGCATAATATATTACTAAATAGGTAAGTGATGAACaaacactttctggacaaaTGTTTGCAATCTCCTGCTCATACAATATTCCTTATGAAATGAAGGGTATCCCCCTTCACTGAAATGCTGGTCCCAGTTTTCAGGAGTGACAGCTTCTACTAGTCCAGAATTTATTTACCCTaggtgctggaacattgctgtgatgtTTTGACGGCTTTGAGCCATATAAACCTTAGTGAGTTTGGGTGATGATGCCACAAATGGGTCTCCAACTCCTCCCAGAGACTGTGGGCCATCCCTCCAGAAAATGTATACCCCctgacacacatgcacacacacacacagatgttcagGTTATCTACAAACACATAGGTTCTTCCAGATGACTGCTGCTCATGTAATCGATTAGATCAGCTGATCAGAAACATGCTGCTGATGAAGCCTTCACAACTGAGCAGAAAAATAACATAAACACGGTTagaattattaaaaacataataaattaattatgattattgtagggcggcacggtggtgcagcaggtagtgtcacagtcacacagcatcagggacctggaggttttgggttcaagtcccactccgggtgactgtctgtgaggagtgcggtgtgttctccctgtgtctgcgtgggtttcctccgggtgactgtctgtgaggagtgcggtgtgttctcccagtgtccgcatgggtttcctctgggtgacagtctgtgaggagtgtggtgtgttctccctgtgtctgcgtgggtttcctccgggtgactgtctatgaggagtgcggtgtgttctccctgtgtccgtgtgggtttcctccgggtgactgtctgtgaggagtgcggtgtgttctcccaatgtccgcatgggtttcctctgggtaacagtctgtgaggagtgcggtgtgttctcccagtgtccgcatgggtttcctctgggtgacagtctgtgaggagtgtggtgtgttctcccagtgtctgtgtgggtttcctccgggtgactgtctgtgaggagtgtggtgtgttctcccagtgtccacataggtttcctccgggtgactgtctgtgaggagtgtggtgtgttctcacagtgtccagggtttcctccaggtgactgtctgtgaggagtctgtgtgttctccctgtgtctgcatgggtttcctccgggtgctccggtttcctcccatggtccaaaaacacacgttggtaggtggattggtgactcaaaagtgtccgtatgtgtaagtgtgtgagtgaatgtgtgtgtgtatatgtgtgtgtatgtgttgccctgtgaaggcctggagccagggtgtgttcctgccttgtgcccaatgattccaggtaggctccggacccaccgcatctggataagcggttatagataatgaatgaataaatgtttattctaCACTGTGGAATGTGATTTCCCTCCcttccttcacacacacacacactcaaaaaaataCACACGTCCCAGAGGGGATTTGCTGACTCTGCATTTACAAAAGCCTCATGATGGCAAACAGCTTCACAGGGGCAACAGGAGACAAGGGAGTACGGATTTTTCCTGCTCCAACTTACACTAAAGTCACAccgggtctctctctctctctctccctctctctctctctttctctttgtttgcgtgtgtgtgcttTACTGTAAAGCCAACAAAGGCCACTTGTTACAGTTCACCTACTTTCCCTATCtgttaatgatttttaaaaagaatggCTAGCAGTCACATCACTAAGGTGCATATCGTCTgtcaaatgaaaaacatgtatctcaatttttgtgCACTTTCAatgtactacatcatttgaacacagcagtgcctttgctttatatatataaaaaaatcaatgatgaatggaccagtagaaatgttctaaaattactttaaataatatcattttacattgatttctgTTGAAAGTTAAGAGggctttctttttcttctcctgtaaagtaacTTTAGGTTCTTCTGTGGCCATCGACAGTATACAGTGGCCCCAAACTCTTTTTACTTTAAACCAGTTGGTGGATACTTTCACCAGTTTTGACTTGACACAACTCCAGAATTATGCTTCTTTGTGTGAGGAAAGTCTGAAGGAGAATTCTAACCAGACTGCACTAACAAGGCTGGACTTAAGCTCTCCGTGCTCAATGGCAGGTGTAGGCTAGAGACATAGGGAGCTCAgatctttggagtgatggagcttcatctGATACCTTTGGCATGGTAGCGTGGCATCTGTGATCCAGACCTAATCATcctacatcagtacctgacctcaacCTGATGTGGCTGAATGGCAGCCCAGTGCTCACAACAATGGTCCAGCATCTAGGGCAACCCTTCTCTGTTCAGTAGAGCTGGAgactttaaataaagaaaaatggaCGTACAGTGTAGTTGTACCTAGTGCATATGCACATTTCTTTTTCATCATGACGTATAATCTACCATCAAAACACTGGCATATACATCAGACAAATGGTTAAGCAGAGCAGTGCTATAAACAGCACATGCCTTATGTTCTGTAAAAGGTCTCAGAGAGAGGCAAAATAGCGACATTTTAGCCCCCCTCTTTATTCTGGACCTTGTAGCTGCAGCATATGGGGCTGTGTAGAGCTTGTGCCTGGTGCAGGCTAATCATCTTATCAAGCCAAATAGCTCTGAGTGCTGGAGCCACTGCATGGGGAGTATTGTGTGCGCTGTGAGAAACATCTGTCCCTCTGAAGCAGCTATTTACTCCTATTCTGCTCTGATCCCAAAGCTCAGGGCATGGGATAAACTCCTGAAAAGACAGGCACATACTTACCTCTGCACATCCTGGGGCGCTAGGAGCAGTCAGGCACTTGGTTTGAGATGTGCCACAGAATTAGGAGGACATCACTGTTACCTGAAGAGGATCCTACACAGCCCTGGacattgtttattgttgtaGTAGATACATTATCAGTAATTACACTATATGTACTAAAATATAAGGACACCCCTTGTGATTAGTGAGCTTCTTCTGAAGGCAAGGGCATTTCTATGGAGTTTGCCCACTTTGCAGCAAAGCTTTACTGTAGAtgctgattgcattcagccataaaTGATGGGTTTTAATGATAAATCATTCACTATGCCTTGGGTGGAGATGGTGTAGTAATCGTGTACAATCTCACATGTACAGCCACACTAGAGCCTATGGAGCTATTCTAATATATTATTGTACTCATATAATTATCTAAAATATGTTTACGTTAAAATGAGTTGCTACTGTGTAGAGTGTTATTCCTAAATCTTATGAACAGCATTAATATGTTCTCTTAATGGACTCCTAGTCTTTTGAGTATGACTGAGAGTGAATTAAAACATTGGGTTGAGCTGTTATTGATTTGCAGCGCTTTGTCTACCTCTAGTGGCCACAACCGCCACCGCACCGACCAAACCCCACTGTGACCGCGGATGTATCACAAATCGCGCTGTGAACCCTATATAGGGCACAACATGAGTTATGAAATGTACTTTTCGTCACTCAAATGGTCCACTATATCTAAAAATCCGTTCACTTTACGCACACACGTCGAAACCCAGAATGTTTTTCCTATGTATTTTACCATTTTTCGAAGTATAGGGCGTTTTATTTTAACCCCTCCACAGAACACTAGATAGGGATCATGGAGACGTTTGTATTTGAGCCCGAAACGAACACTTCACCGTTAGCGCAGTTTCATCAGTTCAGAGATCTGCGGGAGCGATTTTACCAAAGCGGTTTCCAGTCTTACGGTCACAAAGTTTAATCTGTCGACACTTGAGCGGTAAGAAAAGCGATTGGAGACAGTGTGTGGGTTTAAATATCATTGTTTTCTGGTTGTTTGCTAACGCTTGTTTCGGAAATAAAGAAGGCTTAGGTGGTTAGCTCGGCTAACAAGCTAAAACAGTGATAATGTATTATTTCTTTGCGAATAAATACAGCAACAGTATTTATAAGCCGTAGAAGCAAATATATGAAGGAAATGCGTCAATAATGTAGATAAATTATGTGTATGGTCAGTGTCACTCACTAATAACAGATGCTGTATTTTTAGCTGGCAGTGTGGCTTTGCTGCGtggcctggagctgtgtaaaacAAACAGAACCGAACCGAACTGAGGCCACGAAGGACTGGGGTTATTTAGCTAGTTGCTAGCTACTTTTCTCAACTGTTTTTTGAGCATAAGTTCATATACCGTGTTAAATACATCGAATAGTAGCCGCAGGCTGAACTGGAGACGTTATATTTAGAAAGTTTTAAGTCAAGACACTTTAAAGGTGAAGTAGGGGATTTTATTTCAGCCTCTGTAGGACCaccaggtattatttgggtggtggattattctctgCATCAGTGACTAACAGTGTACTGTGTTGGTTTCAGGTGACAGTCCTGCTGTCCTGCAATCCAGACAAGAGGACGAATACTTTGCGATGAATTGTGACATGGATGGTAAACTCAAACttgtttttaagtgtgtttaCCCCATTTTGAACTCCAGCTGTTGATCTCATCGGGTACATTTGTGTGTCTTTTATAACCCAGGTGATATGGAGAATCAGGTTGAACTGGAGGAGAAGACAAGACTCATCAACCAAGTGCTTGAGCTCCAGCACACACTAGAAGGTAAGTGATAAACACCAGCAAGCTCCATCACTCTCTCTTTGTGACCGTTTCGCTTTCGCTCTGCCCCTGTATTAACTTTTTCTTTGGATTTAgcttttgtttctgtttctttgaCTGTTCTGTTCAGTATATTTTCAGTGCTTATCtgctttatttattgattggCTCTACTGGCATGCTGACCGTACTCTAGACTCCTGACTAAGATCCACTCAGAGAATCTTAATGGCTTCCTGGAGAGGGTTTGTGAAGCAGTAGCAGGACAGTGATGGTGTTAATCTCAGTCACActactgtgtatgtgtacattaTAATGCACCATGTGTCTGTATATTTCCTGTGACTTCTATCTCTTTAAACCTACTTTCTTGTATAACATTGAAACAGTagctattattattttattcattctgaAAGTCATCATCAATTTAGAGGTCACAACATGTGTTCTCTGTGAGTCTGTAGCTCAGAACCCTTGGTCCGAACCAAAGAAAATTATATGTTACGTTATAGTCCTAGTTTGGTTAGCATTCACACTGACAAACTGCCAAATTGCTGGTCTTAATTCACTTATTGGGTCATGTATACCTGgtagtatttgttattttttgacAGCTGGAAACAAAGCAAGTGGTGGTGAAATAGATAAAGGAATAAAAACAGTGGCAGAAAGTCCTTCCCTGCTCAAACCAAAGAAGGTTATGTTTTCAAAGCAATCTGTATTTTCACGGTGCATTTAGTGTTACGTCTTCTGACTTCGGGGTCCTGTGATTGGTTAGTTTAGATGACTTTTGGTTAATATTGAGTTCACACTGAAAACAAACCACACCAGTGTTTAtttagaaacaaaagaaaatgttcACGCTCTAAGCGACTGCAAAGCAAAGCTGACAAGCATGAACACACCCTTAAATATTAAATCTGAGATTTGAGTATGTTGTCCATGTCCGGTGTCAGTTCTGATATGTTGTCTGTATTTAAATTCTTGATTAACTTCCCAAGGTAGCACTGTATTGTAGCACCATTTCGTATGAAAGATGAGCCTTGATTAAACAGATAAATAATTCGCTATGCATCTCTCCCTGTGAAACATTAAATTGTGCTGAAATAGTGGTTACATCAAATTTGTTGCCAAGCAAAAAGTAAAGCAGTGTAGCCTAAATTCAGCTGTACTTTCATGGGAAACTAATCCTGATTCCTTTCTGCTAGATCTCTCTGCTCGAGTGGATGCGGTGAAAGAAGAGAACCTGAAGCTGAAGTCAGAGAACCAGGTTTTGGGGCAGTACATCGAGAACCTCATGTCTGCGTCCAGCGTGTTCCAGACAACCGATACCAAGAGCAAACGGAAATGAAATCACATGTGGAACACGGATATTCCCCTCACATCAGAATGGACCCTTTTTCCTTCAAAGGCCAGTACACACAAGGCCTTGTTTGCTTGTATCTTCCAACACCTCCAGTGTTCagacagtctctcacacaccaaAACATAGCATTATGCTGAGCTTTACCTTTAGTCATACATTTTTTGGTAAGAATTCTTTTCTTTCTTGGCTCTTCAGTCCATCTTTTAATTTTCATAGTGGCTGCTTGAGGGTGACACTAAAACAGACTGACCTGCTCTCTTTAGCTGGTTGCTAGCTGTTACGGAGTTAATGGAAGCATTTTGTAGTCTGTGGTCAGATATCCACAGTGCTAATGCACATCAGACTCTCTGCGCAGCTCTTTTAGTGGCTACTCCACAGCCCATCTGCATGTTTCTCCAGCCAGAATGTGCAATAGTGATGTTTCAGGTTTCAAAGGGCCAACCCAAAGACGAGTGCATTAATGTACTATGTTTTAATACTTCTCCCTTTTTTGCACTTTGTTGTTAGTAGTAGAGAGAAAAGCACAGGGGAAATATCTGGACTATTTAGCAGCACAGTTATGATAAATTCTTATGAAAGTGCATGAGGTCGAAATTCTTATTCCAAAGAAGGTATGCATGGCGTAAGCAGCTTATAGTGATGGGTATGTtgggtgaatgaatgacaaTGAAAACCATACGCAGGACAATAGTTATTGGACAGTCTGTATTCCTTTAACTCGAATGATCTGTTTTGAACTGAATTGCACATAAAAGTGTAAAGTATTGCAATGAGTGCAGAGTTAGTGTTGTGTGCACACTTCCACTGCCTTCATTTGGGATTGATAAAACAGAGCTTGGATTGTGTTGTATAAAAAGGAAAAGGGATGGACTGTTGTGATATTGATTGAGTGCTCTGGATGTATTTGATTAATGTAAGTCCGGTAGATTGCAATTTCTGTGACAAGCACAGAGCAAATGATGACAGTTTCATGAAAAATGGACTGAAAGATCTATGATGAACCAGTGAGAAGAAACAGAGCAATACAGGCCTGCTGCGTTTCGGACAAAGGGTACATATAATATACATTTCTTGTTCTATTTCTACATGAACATGTCCATTAGACTCTTACATTGCTCAAACATGCCGGCATTCAAAAGTGTCAAGAATTCAGCCTGAGGAATATAAAGAACGATAAGGGAATGGTCATATTGTcatgttatttattgttttaatgtaCTTTAATACTGTATATTATTAACCTTTCCTTCAGGTATATAACAAAAGCCTGCACACGTCCAATGTAGATACTGCCTTGCGTGTAAGTGTGTAAATTGTACTTCTACTCTTATGCCTTTAACCTTTTTGTGTTAATAAATTGTTTTTGCCTTTGCATTAGAGTCTCTTATGGGCACATACTTCTGTtttgtattaaatgtttatttccaAGAGCAATGTACAACTtacaaacatgtaaacaaaactAGAAAAGCAGAAATCAAACAGAACTGTGTACATTGCTCAAGACAAATGTCTCCATtcccaaagctgaaatgttTTACACGTCAGTCAGCCTCGTTTGCCATGAGGGCTCAGAATAAATATATTGTGCTGTGTTAAAGATTTGTTATCGAGGCTGTAATCACAAAGCATcctgactcaaatctgatgatcaGGTTTCTTTGCTTGCGTTCTCTTCATTGGATCTGTAGGTGTAGAGAGCACAGAGAAGCATTCTCTGGCTAAAATGACAGCATTAGTGTGAAAAACATGTTTGAAAAGATCTGTATTCTATTTAGAGCTGAAGGGGAAAAAATTATATCTCAGATATGCTTTTAACAATACTGACTGCCAAGTGTAGACAGATGTGAGTGCAGATTCAGATCCCACAAGTCAAGCTCTCCTTCACTAGAAAATGAGGAAACCAAGATCTTAATGTCCGCCATTAGTCAGTTCAACTGCAACGTTTTCAAACAatttacaaacaataaatattcaGTGCGATTTTTGACcaataacattaaaacataaCTTAAAACAGATGTAACTGACTCTTAAAATAAGTTAAAGAACAATTTCTCGAAACTATGAAATGTCATGAGGTGTGTTTCTAAAAAACACACCCCACAATCATTTGTCACAGTACTAAAACTAGCACTAGCAATGGTAAAAACTGGCTGTAATGCTACTCCTTCAAAATACCTCAAGAGAGGAAATACAGCAGAGTTGTGATTGGTACAGCTAAATCTGAAAAGCAACCAGTAAGATCTATTGGTGGACAGGAAGACTggaaggagcaggaggaggaaaaagCTCCAGTGGAGGGGGCAGGGCCTGTTGACTTTGCAAAGCCAGGGGCATGCAGCATTTATAAAGGCAGGAGGGGACaagaaaaaggaagagagaggaagaaagaagaaaaaaggccTTTCAGTCCTTCCGTACTCTCCTTTTTCTCACAGCCTGTTTATGTCCATCTCCAGTGTTCTGATTACCCTCATCAGCATCCTTCATCtgcaacagaaaaaaacaagtttgTGTGGTCATCAGTAGAaagatttttaattatatttataaaatttataatgcaaataaatatgGACTTAAATCTGTTATTACAACATACAAATGTAATGCCAATGTAatagtatttaaatatttaactgtAATATCTTTTGAACCAAAAGGTGGTTAGTCTTCCCTGACATTAACTGAATACTAGTGTTCTTTACTTCACTCTCTGGCACGGTTTAAAGCTATAACTCCTCTAAAGGGCTTAAAAACGGGGACAGCAGAGCTGGGAGTGAAGACCTCTAGCCTAAATAACTTCACCTAGCAGTCTTACCTCATCATCAGAAGGTGTGTCATTTGACTTGCTAGCTTCCTCttcctcatcttcatcttcctcctctGCTGCATTAGTTCCAGCAGCTTCACCTTCATCGTCAGTTCTGCTCTCCTTTTCTGATTAAGGAAAATTAATGGTTTTACAAAAGTGATACCATCTCCAATGCACATTGTATAAATCTTATTAAATCTGCTTtaacatgaattaaaagaaactGCTTTGCATGTGTTAAAAAAGCAAATCTAAAACAGTACTGATTGAAGAGTACAGCTGTAGCACTTAAATATCACTCCTTCTCTAAATGCAATTTTAGCCTGGTTTGAGAGGGGGATGGAGGTAGTGATGTCTAACCAACTGAAAAAGAATCACTGACTGAGTGGTTGGACAAACGAGTGGATTTTTGACATTTAGTCACTTGATATGCTTTCCTTAATGCAATGTGTGCTAAATATTCAGGAGTGCTGGCCACATACAACGGAAGATTCAAACATGCAGTTTGAATTGTCATTCAATGATAAGATTTCTGAAATCCCACAGTGTCTGCCAGGCCTCCAGCCAAAAGAAATTAGCTTAGTGGAAAAAAATACAATGCGCCAATAGCTTTTCTTAAGTGCCGAATAATATG from Hoplias malabaricus isolate fHopMal1 chromosome 8, fHopMal1.hap1, whole genome shotgun sequence includes:
- the scoca gene encoding short coiled-coil protein A isoform X2, whose translation is MNCDMDGDMENQVELEEKTRLINQVLELQHTLEDLSARVDAVKEENLKLKSENQVLGQYIENLMSASSVFQTTDTKSKRK
- the scoca gene encoding short coiled-coil protein A isoform X1, coding for MEGEVDEDDGTFTNISLADDSGDSPAVLQSRQEDEYFAMNCDMDGDMENQVELEEKTRLINQVLELQHTLEDLSARVDAVKEENLKLKSENQVLGQYIENLMSASSVFQTTDTKSKRK